One region of Desulforamulus hydrothermalis Lam5 = DSM 18033 genomic DNA includes:
- a CDS encoding ABC transporter permease: MLKYIVKRLILLVPVLFGISLFVFLVLRLFTADPASVMLGQHATAEQVAALREELGFNKPLYVQFGIFLGQILQGDFGRSLMTRAPVTDELLARFPATVELAMAAMLIATVIGVTVGVISAVKQYSAFDYLSMVGALLGVSMPIFWLGLMLIILFSVTLGWLPVSGRIAVGMEPASITDFYLLDSLLTGNWAAFKSALSHLVLPAVALASYSMAIIARMTRSTMLEVIRQDYIRTARSKGLAEGTVIFKHALRNALIPVTTVIGLQMGSLLGGAVLTETVFSWPGIGSFIVNAILAGDFPVVQGGVIMVATIFVVVNLIVDILYAYLDPRIKYS, encoded by the coding sequence ATGCTAAAATACATTGTCAAACGACTGATACTTTTGGTGCCGGTACTTTTTGGCATCAGCTTGTTTGTGTTTTTGGTGCTGCGTTTGTTTACCGCCGACCCGGCCTCTGTTATGCTGGGCCAGCATGCCACAGCGGAACAGGTGGCTGCCCTGCGGGAGGAACTGGGCTTTAATAAACCACTGTATGTCCAGTTTGGTATCTTTTTAGGCCAGATTTTGCAAGGTGATTTCGGCCGCTCGCTGATGACCAGGGCGCCGGTGACGGATGAACTGCTGGCCCGTTTTCCGGCCACAGTGGAACTGGCAATGGCCGCCATGCTGATTGCCACCGTTATCGGCGTGACGGTGGGTGTTATTTCCGCCGTTAAGCAATACTCGGCCTTTGATTACCTGAGCATGGTGGGTGCCCTGCTGGGGGTATCCATGCCCATTTTCTGGTTGGGTCTCATGTTGATTATTTTATTTTCGGTTACCCTGGGCTGGCTGCCGGTATCCGGACGCATTGCGGTAGGCATGGAGCCGGCGTCCATAACTGATTTTTACCTGTTGGACAGCCTGTTAACCGGCAACTGGGCAGCCTTTAAGTCTGCTCTCAGCCACCTGGTACTGCCCGCGGTGGCCCTGGCTTCCTATTCCATGGCCATCATTGCCCGCATGACCAGATCCACCATGCTGGAAGTAATCCGCCAGGATTACATTCGCACAGCCCGATCCAAGGGCCTGGCAGAAGGCACAGTGATTTTTAAACACGCCCTGCGCAACGCCTTAATTCCGGTCACCACCGTGATTGGCCTGCAGATGGGTTCCCTGCTGGGGGGAGCCGTTTTAACTGAAACGGTTTTCTCCTGGCCCGGCATCGGCAGCTTTATTGTTAACGCCATCCTGGCCGGCGATTTTCCGGTGGTTCAGGGAGGCGTGATTATGGTAGCCACCATCTTTGTGGTGGTCAACCTGATTGTCGATATACTGTACGCTTACCTGGATCCCAGAATAAAGTATTCTTAA
- the nikC gene encoding nickel transporter permease, with translation MSQAQASVQVKQPAEQAYSPAADFWRRLRKNKLAMVSLVFLLALSLMAVLAPFVAPYDPYLSDMPKALQGPSAQHWLGNDELGRDILSRIIYGARISLRVGLIAVGIALSVGMTLGSLAGYYGGRLDNLIMRVMDIMLAFPSILLAIALMAVLGRGVENAIIAIGIVSIPEYARIVRGSVLSVKENEYVQAARAIGNNDLQIIFRHILPNVMAPVIVRATLGISTAILETSALGFLGLGVVPPYAEWGTMLGSGRGYMFNAPHLVFFPGIAITLTVMAFNLLGDGLRDALDPRLRR, from the coding sequence ATGTCACAAGCTCAAGCAAGTGTGCAGGTTAAGCAACCTGCGGAGCAGGCTTATTCGCCGGCGGCGGATTTTTGGCGCCGTTTGCGCAAAAACAAGCTGGCTATGGTCAGCCTGGTATTTCTTTTAGCCCTTAGCCTGATGGCTGTATTGGCTCCCTTTGTGGCCCCCTACGACCCTTATTTAAGCGATATGCCCAAAGCTCTGCAGGGGCCCAGCGCCCAGCACTGGCTGGGTAACGACGAACTGGGCCGGGACATATTAAGCCGCATTATTTACGGGGCCCGTATTTCCCTGCGGGTAGGCTTAATTGCTGTGGGCATTGCCCTGTCGGTGGGCATGACCCTGGGTTCCCTGGCCGGCTATTACGGCGGCCGCCTGGATAATCTGATCATGCGGGTAATGGATATTATGCTGGCTTTTCCCTCCATCCTGCTGGCCATTGCCTTAATGGCGGTGCTGGGCCGCGGGGTGGAAAACGCCATTATAGCCATCGGTATTGTTTCTATCCCGGAGTATGCCAGGATTGTCAGGGGATCGGTGCTGTCGGTAAAAGAAAACGAGTATGTGCAGGCGGCCCGGGCCATTGGCAATAACGACCTGCAAATCATTTTCCGGCATATCCTGCCCAATGTGATGGCGCCCGTTATTGTGCGGGCCACCCTGGGTATTTCCACCGCCATCCTGGAAACCTCGGCTCTCGGTTTCCTGGGGCTGGGTGTTGTGCCGCCCTATGCCGAATGGGGTACCATGCTGGGCAGCGGCCGCGGTTATATGTTTAATGCGCCGCACCTGGTATTTTTCCCGGGTATTGCCATCACCCTGACGGTAATGGCCTTTAACTTGCTGGGGGACGGACTGCGCGACGCCCTGGATCCCCGGCTGCGACGCTAG
- a CDS encoding ABC transporter ATP-binding protein — MTQTLLEVKDLQTHFFLEDGVVPAVDGVSFHLNRGETLAVVGESGSGKSITATSIMRLIPNPPGRIVGGQILFNGEDLLQKTEKEMRAIRGNRISMIFQEPMTSLNPVFRVGQQIAESLMLHQGLNKQAALEKSIEMLRLTGIPAPEKRVHDFPHQMSGGMRQRVMIAMALCCRPELLIADEPTTALDVTIQAQILDLMLELKQQLGTAIIMITHDLAVVAEMADRAAVMYCGKLVEEAPVPELFDNPLHPYTRGLLKSIPHINERQDRLYMIEGMVPPLTNLPPGCAFAPRCPEAGPRCRLARPVLQELAAGRRVSCWLYEGGVQ, encoded by the coding sequence ATGACACAAACGTTATTAGAAGTAAAAGACTTACAAACCCACTTTTTTCTGGAGGACGGTGTTGTACCGGCGGTGGACGGGGTGAGCTTTCACCTGAACCGTGGCGAAACCCTGGCGGTGGTGGGGGAATCCGGCAGCGGCAAAAGCATTACCGCTACTTCCATCATGCGGCTGATTCCCAATCCTCCCGGGCGGATTGTGGGGGGACAGATTTTATTTAACGGCGAGGATTTGTTGCAAAAAACCGAAAAAGAAATGCGGGCCATCCGGGGCAACCGCATCTCCATGATTTTTCAGGAACCCATGACTTCGCTGAACCCGGTGTTCCGGGTGGGCCAGCAAATTGCCGAATCCCTGATGCTGCACCAGGGTTTGAACAAGCAGGCCGCCCTGGAGAAAAGCATTGAAATGTTAAGGCTGACCGGCATTCCGGCGCCGGAAAAACGGGTGCACGACTTCCCGCACCAGATGAGCGGCGGCATGCGCCAGCGGGTGATGATTGCCATGGCCCTTTGCTGCCGGCCGGAACTGTTAATTGCCGATGAACCTACCACCGCCCTGGATGTTACCATCCAGGCTCAAATTTTGGATCTGATGCTGGAATTAAAACAACAGCTGGGCACCGCCATTATCATGATTACGCACGACCTGGCGGTGGTGGCCGAGATGGCCGACCGGGCGGCGGTGATGTACTGCGGCAAACTGGTGGAAGAAGCGCCGGTGCCGGAGTTATTTGATAACCCCCTGCACCCGTATACCAGGGGGCTGCTGAAGTCCATTCCCCATATCAATGAACGGCAGGACAGGCTGTATATGATAGAAGGCATGGTACCTCCCTTAACCAACCTGCCGCCGGGCTGTGCCTTTGCGCCCCGTTGTCCGGAGGCCGGGCCACGCTGCCGGTTGGCGCGGCCTGTTTTGCAAGAGTTGGCCGCCGGGCGCCGGGTCAGCTGCTGGCTGTATGAAGGGGGTGTGCAATAG
- a CDS encoding ABC transporter ATP-binding protein: protein MSALVHVANLTKYFPIRKGLFGKESGQVKAVDGLTFDIRQGETLGLVGESGCGKSTTGRLILRLLEPTAGRVEFAGQDVLAASPRELRALRKDMQIIFQDPYASLNPRMSVGDIIAEPIKLYKLASGPAVQKRVEHLLSCVGLASYHARRYPHEFSGGQRQRVGIARALALNPKLIVCDEPVSALDVSIQSQVLNLLKDLQQEFGLTYLFIAHGLNVVKHVSDRIGVMYLGKMVELAGGDELYNNPLHPYTKALLSAVPVPDPRAKKQRIILKGDVPSPVNPPRGCRFHTRCFCSQDICRHHEPVFKRIKPGHWVACHLVEEVK from the coding sequence GTGTCTGCACTGGTGCATGTGGCAAACCTGACCAAGTATTTTCCCATCCGCAAGGGCCTGTTTGGCAAAGAATCGGGCCAGGTCAAAGCGGTGGACGGTTTAACCTTCGACATTCGCCAGGGGGAAACCCTGGGTTTGGTGGGCGAGAGCGGTTGCGGCAAATCCACCACCGGCCGCCTGATACTGCGCCTGTTGGAACCCACTGCCGGCCGGGTGGAATTTGCCGGGCAGGATGTGCTGGCGGCAAGCCCCAGGGAGTTAAGGGCCCTGCGCAAAGATATGCAGATTATTTTTCAAGACCCTTATGCTTCCCTTAACCCCCGCATGTCAGTGGGCGACATCATTGCCGAACCCATCAAGCTGTATAAACTGGCCAGCGGGCCGGCTGTCCAGAAAAGGGTGGAGCACCTGCTGTCCTGTGTGGGGCTGGCCTCCTACCATGCCCGGCGCTACCCCCATGAGTTCAGCGGCGGCCAGCGGCAGCGGGTGGGCATTGCCCGGGCGTTGGCCCTCAACCCCAAGTTAATCGTGTGCGACGAGCCGGTTTCTGCCCTGGACGTATCCATCCAATCGCAGGTGTTGAACCTGTTAAAAGACCTGCAGCAGGAATTCGGCCTGACTTACCTGTTTATTGCCCATGGCTTAAACGTGGTGAAGCATGTCAGCGACCGCATCGGGGTTATGTACCTGGGTAAAATGGTGGAGCTGGCCGGGGGTGATGAACTGTACAACAACCCGCTGCACCCCTATACCAAAGCGCTGCTGTCGGCGGTGCCGGTGCCGGACCCCCGGGCCAAGAAACAGCGCATTATTTTAAAAGGCGACGTGCCCAGCCCGGTTAACCCGCCCCGGGGCTGCCGTTTCCACACCCGCTGTTTCTGCAGCCAGGACATTTGCCGGCACCACGAGCCGGTATTTAAAAGAATTAAACCGGGCCACTGGGTAGCCTGCCACCTGGTGGAGGAAGTAAAATAA
- a CDS encoding GGDEF domain-containing protein, whose product MVDDNILSKFQKLVKLNEKLTQLHWIVAQIAGEHDLRTMYNLILNGFMEIAEVAGCQLLVLDENGAPIANVQRSLANNPFGSCGKLSKILSHMHRIKNTALALPHPICCGHCGSPCQGMLQVLTLDSKYGKPLAIIMAQYEQPPDTAEERHMILELFTIQVSLALENALLNKKFESLSFTDALTGLYNHRYFAERINREVRLNGHVSRHIGLIMLDVDFFKDYNDRFGHPAGDRVLITLGQLFRQAVRPGDIAARYGGEEFAFILPDTGLEECIRLAEHIRQTVAATTFPHRPVTVSLGVAHCPTHTADAGQLPALADKALYAAKAAGRNRVKVAGP is encoded by the coding sequence GTGGTTGATGACAACATATTATCCAAATTCCAAAAACTGGTTAAGCTAAATGAAAAGCTGACGCAGCTGCACTGGATCGTGGCCCAAATTGCAGGGGAGCACGACCTGCGCACCATGTATAATTTAATCTTAAACGGTTTTATGGAAATTGCCGAAGTGGCCGGCTGCCAGTTGCTCGTGCTGGATGAAAACGGTGCTCCCATTGCCAACGTACAGCGCAGCCTGGCTAACAACCCCTTTGGCTCTTGTGGCAAGCTGTCTAAAATACTTTCGCACATGCACCGGATTAAAAACACCGCTCTGGCCCTGCCCCACCCAATCTGTTGCGGCCACTGCGGCTCTCCCTGCCAGGGCATGCTGCAGGTGTTGACCCTGGACAGCAAGTACGGCAAGCCGCTGGCCATAATTATGGCCCAGTATGAACAACCGCCGGATACGGCGGAAGAAAGACACATGATTTTAGAGCTGTTTACCATTCAGGTAAGCCTGGCGCTGGAAAACGCCCTGTTAAATAAAAAGTTTGAAAGCCTTTCCTTTACGGACGCCCTCACCGGGCTGTACAACCACCGCTACTTTGCGGAAAGAATAAACCGGGAAGTCCGGCTGAACGGCCATGTGTCCCGGCATATCGGCCTGATTATGCTGGACGTGGACTTTTTTAAAGACTATAACGACCGTTTCGGCCACCCGGCGGGCGACCGGGTGTTAATTACACTGGGCCAATTGTTCCGGCAGGCAGTGCGGCCCGGTGATATTGCGGCCCGTTACGGCGGCGAAGAGTTTGCTTTCATCCTGCCTGATACCGGCCTGGAGGAGTGCATCCGGCTGGCGGAACACATCCGGCAGACGGTGGCCGCTACCACCTTCCCCCACCGGCCGGTGACGGTTTCACTCGGCGTCGCCCACTGCCCGACCCATACGGCGGATGCCGGCCAACTGCCGGCACTGGCGGACAAAGCCTTATATGCGGCCAAAGCTGCCGGCCGCAACCGGGTTAAGGTGGCCGGTCCGTAA
- the mutT gene encoding 8-oxo-dGTP diphosphatase MutT, with amino-acid sequence MHTIIVTAAIIVNQDKILIAQRPAQAEHGLKWEFPGGKLHVGEDPKAGLQREIQEELAMEVAVEDIFEVVSHCYGDRHVLLLCYTCRYLGQQPVARECRDFRWVRPDEMDGYDFTAADLPVVKKLQKLLDKKEACQ; translated from the coding sequence ATGCATACCATTATCGTTACAGCGGCTATTATTGTTAACCAGGATAAAATTTTAATTGCCCAGCGCCCCGCACAGGCTGAGCACGGTTTAAAATGGGAATTTCCCGGTGGCAAGCTGCATGTTGGGGAAGACCCGAAAGCCGGCTTACAGCGGGAAATTCAGGAAGAACTGGCCATGGAGGTGGCAGTGGAAGATATTTTTGAGGTGGTTTCCCACTGCTACGGCGACAGGCATGTCCTGCTGCTGTGCTACACCTGCCGTTACCTGGGGCAACAGCCGGTGGCCCGGGAGTGCCGCGATTTCCGCTGGGTAAGACCTGACGAAATGGATGGGTACGATTTTACCGCCGCGGATTTGCCGGTGGTTAAAAAGTTGCAAAAGTTATTGGACAAGAAAGAAGCCTGCCAATAA
- a CDS encoding 2-phosphosulfolactate phosphatase, whose amino-acid sequence MEISLIPTAEQISRESLINKSAVMFDILRASSTVCTALANGCQAVLPVSEVADALALAQSLPEQTCLLGGERGAVRLPGFHLGNSPSEYTRPVVQGKTIILTTTNGTRAIRLAAAGSGLVIIGSLLNVTATARALVAAGRDVALVCAGTRGQFSLEDTLAAGLVIRQLLKLLPSGEATAPAAAPASDGPYAEERPLYKGRPLVLTDAAMAALRLAEYYSANPLQALHDSLHGQKLVQLGLASDLAYCAQVDLLEVVPVYRQGKITLAGEAAVR is encoded by the coding sequence ATGGAGATTTCACTTATTCCCACTGCCGAACAGATCAGCCGGGAGTCCCTGATAAATAAATCGGCAGTTATGTTCGACATCTTAAGAGCCAGTTCTACAGTTTGCACTGCCCTGGCGAACGGCTGTCAGGCGGTGCTGCCGGTGTCAGAAGTGGCGGATGCCCTGGCGCTGGCCCAAAGCCTGCCGGAACAAACCTGTTTGCTGGGCGGTGAACGGGGTGCCGTAAGGCTGCCGGGCTTTCACCTGGGCAACTCGCCGTCGGAATACACCCGGCCGGTGGTGCAGGGCAAGACAATTATTTTAACCACCACCAACGGCACCCGGGCCATTAGGCTGGCAGCCGCGGGCAGCGGCCTGGTTATCATCGGCAGTTTGCTGAACGTTACGGCAACCGCCCGGGCACTGGTGGCGGCAGGCCGTGACGTGGCGCTGGTGTGCGCCGGCACCCGGGGGCAGTTTTCCCTGGAGGACACCCTGGCGGCCGGCCTGGTTATCCGGCAGTTGTTAAAGCTGCTGCCCTCCGGAGAAGCAACAGCACCGGCGGCTGCTCCGGCGTCCGACGGGCCGTATGCGGAAGAACGGCCCCTTTATAAAGGCCGCCCCCTGGTGCTGACCGACGCAGCAATGGCAGCCCTGCGGCTGGCTGAATACTACAGCGCCAACCCGCTGCAGGCCCTGCATGACTCCCTGCACGGGCAAAAACTGGTGCAACTGGGGTTGGCGTCAGATTTGGCCTATTGCGCCCAGGTGGATCTGTTAGAAGTGGTGCCGGTGTACCGGCAGGGCAAAATAACCCTGGCCGGTGAAGCGGCCGTCCGTTAA
- a CDS encoding flagellar motor protein, translating into MEIMTPLGILFAATCLIAGFLWEGGHASALLAPSAFVIVIGGTIGATVIAFSTSEVLSMPKLVKTAMTKKLPDFSETINLIVELAEKARREGLLYLDSQLHTIEDPFLRKAMQLVVDGTDPEMVRSILETEVYASYERHQVGVHIFEAAGGYAPTMGIIGTVMGLVHVLGSLQDPDSLGPAIAMAFIATLYGVSSANVFWLPIGGKLKNLSKKELILREMMIEGVLALQAGYNPSIIRERLNAFIKPGQVKNQADEGEA; encoded by the coding sequence TTGGAAATTATGACCCCTCTGGGGATTTTATTTGCAGCCACCTGCCTGATTGCAGGTTTCCTTTGGGAAGGCGGGCACGCCTCTGCCCTGCTGGCCCCCAGCGCCTTTGTCATTGTTATCGGCGGCACCATAGGTGCCACTGTTATTGCCTTTTCCACCAGCGAAGTGCTTTCCATGCCCAAACTGGTAAAAACGGCCATGACCAAAAAACTGCCGGATTTTTCCGAAACCATTAATTTAATCGTGGAGCTGGCCGAAAAGGCCCGCCGGGAAGGTTTGCTTTACCTGGACAGCCAGCTGCACACCATTGAAGACCCGTTTCTCCGTAAAGCCATGCAGCTGGTGGTGGATGGCACCGATCCGGAAATGGTGCGCAGTATTTTGGAAACAGAGGTTTACGCTTCCTACGAAAGGCACCAGGTGGGCGTACATATTTTTGAAGCGGCAGGAGGCTATGCCCCTACCATGGGCATTATCGGTACGGTTATGGGTCTGGTGCACGTGCTGGGCAGCCTGCAGGACCCGGACAGCCTGGGTCCCGCCATTGCCATGGCCTTTATTGCTACCCTGTACGGGGTATCTTCCGCCAACGTTTTCTGGCTGCCCATCGGCGGCAAATTAAAAAATTTGAGCAAAAAAGAATTAATCCTGCGCGAAATGATGATTGAGGGCGTGCTGGCCCTGCAGGCGGGCTACAACCCCTCCATTATCCGGGAAAGACTGAACGCCTTTATTAAACCCGGCCAGGTGAAGAACCAAGCAGATGAAGGTGAAGCGTAA
- a CDS encoding flagellar motor protein MotB, which yields MKKRGQEPVKENHERWLITYADLITLLLIFFVVMYTLSKIDANKYYAIASSLAKTMGGSQSIMESGGPSMVPGASESKELDTAMENLEQQNMEKIKRQIQAYVDENGLSGKVTVTIEERGVVVSFQDVVLFPLGVAELNSSSREIVDKVGAILRQTPNYIRVEGHTDDLPINTSRFPSNWELSLARSASVVHRLIAYSGISPDRLSATGYGEYRPRKPNDSDANRQQNRRVDIVVLRTKFRDVEPEAVHELLPTNQPKE from the coding sequence ATGAAAAAACGGGGCCAGGAACCGGTTAAGGAAAACCATGAGCGGTGGCTGATTACCTACGCCGACTTAATTACCTTGCTGCTGATTTTTTTTGTGGTAATGTACACCCTCAGTAAAATTGATGCCAATAAATATTATGCCATAGCATCCTCCCTGGCTAAAACCATGGGCGGCAGCCAGAGCATTATGGAGAGCGGCGGCCCCTCGATGGTGCCCGGGGCCAGCGAAAGCAAAGAGCTGGACACCGCCATGGAAAACCTGGAACAGCAGAACATGGAGAAGATCAAACGGCAGATCCAGGCCTATGTGGACGAAAACGGCTTGTCCGGCAAGGTTACCGTTACCATTGAGGAACGCGGCGTGGTGGTCAGCTTCCAGGATGTGGTTTTGTTTCCCCTGGGCGTGGCCGAGCTGAATTCTTCCTCCCGGGAGATTGTCGACAAGGTGGGGGCTATCCTGCGCCAGACCCCCAATTACATCCGGGTGGAGGGGCATACCGACGACCTGCCCATCAATACCAGCCGTTTCCCCTCCAACTGGGAGCTGTCTCTGGCCAGGTCAGCCAGTGTGGTGCACCGCTTAATTGCATACAGCGGCATTTCGCCCGACCGGCTGTCGGCCACCGGCTACGGCGAATACCGGCCCAGAAAACCCAATGATTCGGATGCCAACCGCCAGCAAAACCGGCGGGTTGATATAGTGGTATTAAGAACCAAGTTCCGGGATGTGGAACCGGAAGCGGTACACGAACTTTTGCCAACCAACCAACCCAAGGAGTGA
- a CDS encoding chemotaxis protein CheW, with amino-acid sequence MQNSQELQIVVFQLAEQVYGIDINSVYEIIRMENITKIPRAPHFVEGVINLRGRIIPVIDLSRRFGLEQKQRTQACRIIIVEVAGQTVGMIVDSVQEVLRLPLAGIEPPPPVVHGIDAAYLRGIAILEERLIILLDQDKILLEEEKAQLLQADIAGSQV; translated from the coding sequence ATGCAGAACAGCCAGGAACTGCAAATTGTTGTGTTTCAACTGGCAGAACAAGTCTACGGCATAGATATTAATTCTGTTTACGAAATTATCCGGATGGAAAACATTACGAAAATTCCCCGGGCACCTCACTTTGTGGAAGGCGTGATTAACCTGCGGGGCCGCATTATCCCGGTCATCGACCTGAGCCGCCGCTTTGGCCTGGAGCAAAAGCAGCGCACCCAGGCCTGCCGCATTATCATTGTGGAGGTGGCGGGTCAAACCGTCGGCATGATTGTGGATTCCGTCCAGGAAGTGCTGCGCTTGCCCCTGGCCGGTATTGAGCCGCCCCCGCCGGTGGTGCATGGCATTGATGCGGCCTACCTGCGGGGCATTGCCATTTTAGAGGAACGGTTAATCATCCTGCTGGATCAGGATAAAATCCTGCTGGAAGAAGAAAAGGCCCAGCTGCTGCAGGCCGATATTGCCGGGAGCCAAGTCTAG
- a CDS encoding chemotaxis protein CheA produces MFSDLEIGVFIDELEEKIQVINDGLLALERDEGNPDIIQEIFRAAHTVKGSSGIMGYQNMANLTHEMENLFDKIRHGEIQVTSAMINVLFECLDTLKALKEEVTGEGPPVDTAGVVAKIKQFVAGAGSDRPARPASAAAPPEQAAAVAAAPAPRRWLDIGEVEENVIREAELRGFQCYKVAVDIDRDCQMKNVRAFLVFETLQQAGEIIKSEPPAEDIQEGKYDLGFQLLLVTKEDADRIKNLVITISEVTEAEVQPVVLGNPEPALAAAAPDTAGRLPAAGPEHNGTKPEAADKKAVKTVRVDVNKLDNLMNLVGELVIDRTRLNRFAEIFESRFGSDDLVEAINEISNHLGQVTGDLQEQIMKARMLPVAQLFNRFPRMVRDTAQKLGKEIDFVVEGKETELDRNVIEVIGDPLIHLIRNAIDHGIEPAQERLAAGKPATGTLLLKASYAESHIVITVKDDGRGMDAGKIRHKAVEMGFVDRETADRMSDREALQLIFRPGFSTKNNEVSDLSGRGVGMDVVNTAIEQINGTVELDTKPGAGTTITIRLPLTLAIIRALMVTLGNQVYAFPLTNVSETIRITDQDVRRIGNNEVIVVRDKILPLVRLGRLFNCSECQEDSKMFVVILGSGDKRIAVVVDKLLGEQEIVIKSLGDYLGQVPGLSGACILGDGKVALIVDVRGLVKELGTEEVAYAAG; encoded by the coding sequence ATGTTTTCAGATTTAGAAATTGGGGTATTTATTGACGAGCTGGAAGAAAAAATTCAGGTTATTAACGACGGCCTGCTGGCGCTGGAACGGGATGAAGGGAACCCCGACATTATCCAGGAAATCTTCCGGGCCGCCCACACCGTTAAAGGGTCTTCCGGCATTATGGGCTATCAAAATATGGCCAATCTGACCCATGAAATGGAAAACCTGTTTGACAAAATCCGCCATGGCGAAATCCAGGTGACTTCTGCCATGATTAACGTGCTGTTTGAGTGCCTGGATACCCTGAAGGCCCTGAAGGAAGAAGTAACCGGCGAGGGGCCGCCGGTGGACACCGCCGGCGTAGTGGCAAAAATCAAGCAGTTTGTGGCGGGGGCGGGTTCTGACCGGCCGGCCCGGCCGGCGTCGGCAGCGGCGCCGCCGGAACAGGCGGCAGCTGTTGCGGCTGCTCCGGCCCCCCGGCGCTGGCTGGACATCGGCGAAGTGGAAGAAAACGTAATCCGGGAAGCGGAACTGCGGGGTTTTCAGTGTTATAAAGTGGCGGTGGACATCGACCGGGATTGCCAAATGAAAAACGTGCGGGCTTTCCTGGTTTTTGAAACCCTGCAGCAGGCAGGAGAAATTATCAAAAGCGAACCGCCGGCCGAAGATATTCAAGAAGGCAAGTACGACCTGGGTTTCCAACTGCTGCTGGTGACCAAAGAGGATGCCGACCGCATTAAAAACCTGGTTATCACCATCTCCGAAGTTACCGAGGCGGAGGTGCAGCCGGTGGTGCTGGGTAATCCGGAACCCGCCCTGGCTGCTGCTGCGCCCGACACGGCCGGCCGGCTGCCGGCAGCCGGGCCGGAGCATAACGGTACCAAGCCGGAAGCTGCTGATAAAAAGGCGGTTAAAACCGTACGGGTGGATGTTAACAAGCTGGATAATTTAATGAACCTGGTGGGCGAATTGGTCATCGACCGCACCCGCCTCAACCGTTTTGCCGAAATATTTGAGTCACGCTTTGGCTCGGATGACCTGGTGGAAGCCATTAACGAGATTTCCAACCACCTGGGCCAGGTTACCGGCGACCTGCAGGAGCAAATTATGAAGGCGCGCATGCTGCCGGTGGCCCAGTTGTTCAACCGGTTCCCCCGCATGGTGCGGGATACCGCCCAGAAACTGGGCAAAGAAATCGACTTTGTGGTGGAGGGCAAGGAAACCGAGCTGGACCGCAACGTTATTGAGGTAATCGGCGACCCCCTCATCCACCTGATCCGCAACGCCATCGACCACGGCATCGAACCGGCCCAGGAGCGACTGGCCGCCGGCAAGCCGGCCACCGGTACCCTGCTGCTGAAGGCCTCCTATGCCGAAAGCCATATTGTTATTACTGTTAAGGATGACGGCCGGGGTATGGATGCCGGCAAAATACGCCACAAAGCAGTGGAAATGGGCTTTGTGGACCGGGAAACCGCCGATCGCATGAGCGACCGGGAGGCCTTGCAACTGATCTTTAGGCCGGGCTTTTCCACCAAGAACAATGAGGTGAGCGATTTATCCGGCCGGGGCGTGGGCATGGATGTGGTAAATACTGCCATTGAACAAATCAACGGCACGGTGGAATTGGATACCAAGCCGGGCGCCGGCACCACCATTACCATCCGGCTGCCCCTGACCCTGGCCATCATCCGGGCCCTCATGGTAACCCTGGGCAACCAGGTGTATGCCTTCCCCTTGACCAACGTGTCTGAAACCATCCGCATCACCGACCAGGATGTCCGCCGCATCGGCAACAATGAGGTCATTGTGGTAAGGGATAAAATCCTGCCCTTGGTACGCCTGGGCCGGCTGTTCAACTGCTCCGAATGTCAGGAAGACAGCAAAATGTTTGTGGTCATTCTTGGTTCCGGCGACAAGCGCATTGCCGTAGTGGTAGACAAGCTGCTGGGCGAACAGGAGATTGTGATTAAATCTCTGGGCGATTACCTGGGCCAGGTGCCCGGCTTGTCCGGCGCTTGCATCCTGGGCGACGGCAAAGTGGCCCTGATTGTAGACGTGCGGGGCCTGGTGAAAGAACTGGGTACCGAGGAGGTAGCTTATGCTGCCGGTTAA